The sequence below is a genomic window from Tenacibaculum tangerinum.
TCATCTAGTTCTGGGTCGGCATCTATTTTCTCTAAAATTTTATCTATTTTTTCTAATTCTAAATCAATAATATCATCCATCATTCGCTGGGCAATGACAATATGTTTTTTAAACAATTCTATATTGAAAGTTGCCTTTTTGGTAAACGGATGTTCTACATACGAAAAGAGATTGATTGCCAGAAGGCGACACGAATCATACGGGCATAACGGAATTTCTCCACAAGGATTTGTAGATACTGTTTTATAACCTAAATCGGCATAACAATCGGGTACCGATTCATTAATAATAGTATCCCAAAACAAAATTCCTGGTTCGGCAGATTTCCACGCATTGTACACTATTTTTTTCCATAATTTTTGTGCTTCGATGGTTTTTGAATACTTCGAATTTTCACTAAAAACAGGGTACTTTTGTGTATATGCTCCTCCTTTTTTTACGGCTTCCATAAACGCATCGTCTATTCTTACAGAAACATTGGCCCCTGTTACTTTTCCTTGCTCTAATTTCGCATCAATAAAATCTTCTGAATCTGGGTGATTGATAGACACCGACAACATCAACGCTCCTCTACGACCATCTTGCGCTACCTCTCGTGTTGAGTTTGAATAACGCTCCATAAACGGAACAATTCCTGTAGAGGTTAATGCCGAATTTTTTACGGGCGACCCTTTGGGTCTTATATGTGACAAATCATGACCTACCCCACCTCTTCTTTTCATAAGCTGCACTTGCTCTTGATCTATTTTCATAATTCCTCCGTACGAATCTGAACCTCCTTCGTTTCCTATAACAAAACAATTAGAAAGTGATGCGATTTGAAACGGATTTCCTATTCCTGCCATCGGGCTTCCTTGCGGCACGATATATTTGAAGTTTTTTATGACTTCGTATATTGCATCTGCAGTTAACGGATTTGCATATTTTTTTTCGATTCGAGCAATTTCTTTGGCAATTCTATGATGCATAGCATCAGGGGTACTTTCATAAATAGTACCTTTAGAATCTTTTAAGGCATATTTATTTAGCCAAACACTGGCTGCCAAATCATCGTTGTTAAAATAAACAAGTGAAGCTTGCAGTGCTTCGTCTCTTGTAACTACTTTTTTAGCTGCGATTTGTGTTGTTGGTTTCATTATTTCATTGAGAATTTAGCGATTCATTAGACGCTTGTAAAACAACTCAAAAAAAATAACTTAAAACATGATTAAAGTCATAAAGTTAATCAAAAAAAAATGTAAAAAACTAAATATTAGCTATTTACATTTTTATCAACCTAAAAAAGTTGTTATTTTATTTCCTTTTTAAGAAAATTTAATACTCAAAGGTTCCGTAGTCACTTTTTATAGTTAGTTGTTTTTTATCCGATTTTTCTACGCTACCAACAACCTGTGCGTTTACGTTGAATGATTTCGATATAGCGATTATCTCTTCTGCAACTTCAGGAGATACGTATAACTCCATTCGGTGACCACAGTTGAAAACTTGATACATTTCTTTCCAATCGGTTTTTGATTGTTCTTGTATCAATTTAAATAAGGGTGGAATCGGAAACATGTTGTCTTTTACAATATGTAGGTTGTCTACAAAATGTAAAATTTTGGTTTGCGCTCCTCCAGAACAATGAATCATACCATGTACCTCTTTTGAAGAGAATTTTGATAAAATTTTCTTGATAATTGGTGCGTACGTTCTTGTTGGCGACAGCACTAACTTTCCTGCATCTATTGGTGAATCAGCCACCGCATCGGTTAATTTCGTATTTCCTGAATACACTAAATCTGAGGGTACAGAAGCATCAAAACTTTCTGGATATTTTTCTGCTAATTCTTTATGAAACACGTCGTGACGTGCTGAGGTTAGCCCGTTACTTCCCATACCTCCGTTGTATGCTTTCTCGTAAGTAGCTTGTCCGAACGATTCTAAGCCTACAATCACATCTCCTGCTTTGATATTTGCATTGTCAATAACATCTGCTCGTTTCATACGAGCCGTTACGGTAGAGTCTACAATAATCGTACGTACCAAATCTCCTACATCGGCAGTTTCTCCACCAGTGGAATGAATGGTAACTCCGAATTCTTTCAACTCCTGAATTAGCTCTTCTGTTCCATTAATAATTGCCGACAACACT
It includes:
- a CDS encoding AIR synthase related protein, producing the protein MSNEVSKRYAQRGVSASKEDVHNAIKNIDKGLFPKAFCKIVPDYLTNDEDYCLIMHADGAGTKSSLAYMYWKETGDLSVWKGIAQDALIMNIDDLLCVGATDNIMLSSTIGRNKSNIPGEVLSAIINGTEELIQELKEFGVTIHSTGGETADVGDLVRTIIVDSTVTARMKRADVIDNANIKAGDVIVGLESFGQATYEKAYNGGMGSNGLTSARHDVFHKELAEKYPESFDASVPSDLVYSGNTKLTDAVADSPIDAGKLVLSPTRTYAPIIKKILSKFSSKEVHGMIHCSGGAQTKILHFVDNLHIVKDNMFPIPPLFKLIQEQSKTDWKEMYQVFNCGHRMELYVSPEVAEEIIAISKSFNVNAQVVGSVEKSDKKQLTIKSDYGTFEY